One segment of Oscillospiraceae bacterium MB08-C2-2 DNA contains the following:
- a CDS encoding CPBP family intramembrane glutamic endopeptidase, whose product MMKTRKLSLLKVLLSLVGFLFLWAIVTDAWGYSELLFHAEKGTWEKYIFNLVNRLIWAIPAIVLLRLYKEDLPTKWNELFLNKPHKRPFIIAAAVIILYCFAGMLFSHGGIWLNPQFNCIKDFLKLLMVAFAEELVYRGWGLNALSVFMSKRAANLVSTLFFVLLHLPAYFIKFYLIGTIPLAAMAFQCFFVFILGLLFGYLYNRGRSLWSPMVVHFLADFLSIMVIG is encoded by the coding sequence ATGATGAAAACAAGAAAACTGTCGCTGCTAAAAGTGTTGCTGTCATTGGTTGGCTTTTTATTCCTTTGGGCAATTGTTACAGATGCCTGGGGTTATTCAGAACTGCTCTTTCATGCAGAAAAGGGAACCTGGGAAAAATATATATTCAATTTAGTAAATCGCCTTATTTGGGCGATACCTGCTATTGTTTTGCTGCGATTGTATAAAGAAGATTTGCCCACAAAATGGAATGAACTGTTTTTAAACAAACCACATAAGAGGCCTTTTATTATAGCGGCAGCTGTGATCATCCTCTATTGCTTTGCTGGGATGCTGTTTTCACACGGCGGTATTTGGTTGAATCCACAATTTAATTGCATCAAAGATTTTTTGAAACTGTTGATGGTGGCATTTGCCGAAGAACTGGTTTATCGTGGATGGGGACTCAATGCCCTGTCTGTATTTATGTCCAAAAGAGCAGCAAACTTAGTATCAACCCTGTTTTTTGTATTGCTACACTTACCTGCATATTTTATAAAATTCTATTTGATCGGGACAATCCCACTGGCAGCGATGGCTTTTCAGTGCTTTTTTGTATTTATACTTGGGCTTTTATTTGGATATTTATATAATAGAGGCAGATCACTCTGGAGCCCTATGGTAGTGCACTTTTTAGCTGACTTTTTATCGATTATGGTAATTGGCTAA
- a CDS encoding PFL family protein — protein MYNTNDILETITMIQEENLDIRTITMGISLLDCADSDQKRSCEKIYNKILRLAGNLVATGESIEKKYGIPIINKRISVTPIAMLLGASGGDPVEYAKTLDRAAKEVGVNFIGGYSALVHKGFSAGDRELIASIPEALACTDFVCSSVNVGTTKSGINLDAVAMMGRAIKECAVRTADRECIGAAKLVVFCNAPEDNPFMAGAFHGPGEPDCVINVGVSGPGVVRSALSRAGDCDITAIADLIKRTSFKITRMGQLVGTEASRALGVPFGIVDLSLAPTPAVGDSVAHILEEIGLESCGAHGTTATLALLNDAVKKGGVMASSKVGGLSGAFIPVSEDAGMIAAARCGALSIEKLEAMTAVCSVGLDMIIVPGDTPDEILSAIIADEAAIGMVNSKTTAVRLIPAIGKKEGEELSFGGLLGEGPVMKVNPYSPAKFIARGGQIPAPLQSLKN, from the coding sequence ATGTACAACACCAACGATATTCTGGAAACCATAACCATGATCCAAGAAGAAAATCTGGATATCCGCACCATTACAATGGGTATCTCCCTGCTGGATTGCGCCGACAGCGATCAAAAGCGCTCCTGCGAAAAAATATACAACAAAATCCTGCGCTTGGCCGGTAATCTGGTTGCCACCGGTGAAAGCATCGAAAAAAAATACGGCATCCCCATCATCAACAAGCGCATTTCGGTTACCCCTATTGCCATGCTGCTGGGTGCCAGCGGCGGAGACCCGGTGGAATACGCCAAAACCCTTGACCGGGCCGCAAAGGAAGTGGGCGTTAACTTTATAGGCGGCTATTCCGCACTGGTGCACAAGGGCTTTTCTGCCGGTGACCGAGAGCTGATTGCTTCTATCCCAGAGGCACTGGCCTGCACCGATTTTGTCTGCTCTTCTGTGAATGTGGGCACCACCAAATCGGGCATCAATCTGGATGCTGTGGCTATGATGGGCCGGGCCATCAAGGAATGTGCCGTGCGAACAGCCGACCGGGAGTGCATTGGCGCCGCCAAGCTGGTGGTCTTTTGCAATGCGCCCGAGGATAACCCTTTTATGGCGGGTGCTTTCCACGGACCGGGCGAGCCGGATTGTGTCATCAACGTTGGTGTTTCCGGTCCGGGCGTGGTGCGCTCCGCTCTGAGCCGGGCAGGCGACTGTGACATCACGGCTATTGCCGATCTAATCAAGAGAACCTCTTTCAAAATTACCCGTATGGGCCAGCTTGTGGGCACCGAGGCCAGCCGAGCTTTGGGTGTTCCCTTCGGAATCGTTGATCTTTCCCTTGCCCCCACCCCTGCTGTGGGTGATTCGGTGGCACATATACTTGAGGAAATCGGGCTGGAATCCTGCGGTGCTCACGGCACCACCGCCACACTGGCTCTACTCAACGATGCTGTCAAAAAGGGCGGCGTTATGGCATCTTCCAAGGTGGGCGGCCTTTCCGGTGCTTTTATCCCCGTTTCAGAGGATGCCGGTATGATCGCCGCCGCCCGGTGCGGCGCACTTTCCATCGAAAAGCTGGAAGCAATGACTGCGGTTTGTTCGGTAGGGTTGGATATGATCATTGTGCCCGGGGATACGCCTGATGAAATTTTGTCTGCCATCATCGCCGACGAAGCGGCTATCGGAATGGTCAACAGCAAAACCACTGCGGTGCGCCTAATCCCCGCCATTGGCAAAAAAGAAGGCGAGGAGCTCAGCTTCGGCGGCTTGCTGGGTGAAGGCCCTGTTATGAAAGTCAATCCCTATTCCCCAGCCAAATTCATTGCAAGAGGCGGCCAGATTCCGGCTCCACTGCAAAGCCTGAAAAATTAG
- a CDS encoding ACT domain-containing protein → MKAVVTVIGKDMIGILAKVSTQCAESNANVLEVTQSILQDLFAMIMLIDISNLNCEFGELSDKLKKNGEKMGLSISVMHEDIFESMHRI, encoded by the coding sequence ATGAAAGCAGTCGTCACCGTAATCGGCAAGGATATGATCGGTATTTTGGCCAAGGTTTCCACCCAATGTGCTGAGTCTAACGCCAATGTCTTAGAGGTTACTCAGTCTATTCTGCAAGACCTGTTCGCCATGATCATGCTCATTGATATTTCTAATCTGAACTGCGAATTTGGGGAGCTTTCTGACAAGCTGAAAAAAAACGGAGAGAAAATGGGGCTTTCCATCAGCGTAATGCACGAGGATATTTTTGAATCCATGCACAGAATCTAA
- a CDS encoding DNA topoisomerase (ATP-hydrolyzing) subunit A: protein MPPKKKDNNKKRSDVSGAFIENAGIVLEQPITDTLEKNYMPYAMSVIVSRAIPEIDGFKPSHRKLLYTMYKMGLLGSTRTKSANIVGQTMKLNPHGDQTIYETMVRLSRGYEALLHPYVDSKGNFGKAYSRDMAFAASRYTEAKLDPISTQIFGDIDLDTVDFVDNYDNQMKEPTLLPVSFPSVLVNANMGIAVGMASSICSFNLEEICQTTVALIRDPEHDLLSTLKAPDFSGGGYIVYEEETFRKIYQTGRGGFKVRSRYAYDKSSNCIDITEIPPTTTVEAIMDKVVSLVKQNKLREVVDMRDETDLSGLKLTIDLRRGSDPDKLMQKLYRMTPLEDTFSCNFNVLIGGAPRVLGVRELLEEWTAFRLECVRRRVFHDLKKKKEKLHLLRGLAKILLDIDKAVRVVRETVEEKEVVPNLMIEFGIDEIQAEYVAEIRLRHLNREYILRRTQETEQLEQDIASMEDILANPKKIKGIIVEELKQVAKKYGKPRRSLLYYPTPEDQEIPEEEVADYPVNLFFTREGYFKKITPQSLRMSGEQKLKEGDSLSQEILASNASHLLFFTDRQQVYKASASDFADTKASVLGDYIPARLGMDEGETVIYMAVTTDYSGYMLFFFENGKAAKVELSSYQTKTKRKKLLAAYYGGSLLVSLYQLLEEGEYLLRANNDRTLVVHSGAISPKTTKSTQGIQALTLKKNTFLTVAVPFSEELLANSHRFRTKNLPSMGFFPRESDKGEQLTL, encoded by the coding sequence GTGCCTCCAAAAAAGAAGGATAACAATAAAAAAAGAAGCGATGTTTCCGGCGCATTCATTGAGAATGCCGGAATTGTCCTTGAACAGCCCATTACCGATACGCTGGAAAAAAACTACATGCCCTATGCCATGAGCGTGATCGTATCCAGAGCCATCCCTGAGATAGACGGCTTTAAGCCCTCTCACCGGAAGCTGCTGTATACCATGTATAAAATGGGGCTTTTGGGTTCTACCCGAACCAAATCAGCCAACATTGTGGGCCAGACCATGAAGCTGAATCCCCACGGTGATCAGACCATTTATGAAACCATGGTGCGCCTTTCCCGTGGCTATGAGGCTCTGCTCCACCCCTATGTGGATTCAAAGGGCAACTTCGGCAAGGCCTATTCCCGGGATATGGCCTTTGCGGCTTCCCGGTATACCGAAGCCAAGCTGGACCCCATTTCCACTCAGATTTTTGGGGATATCGATCTGGATACCGTGGATTTTGTGGATAACTACGACAACCAGATGAAGGAGCCAACCCTTTTGCCGGTGAGCTTTCCTTCTGTGCTGGTCAACGCCAACATGGGCATTGCAGTGGGTATGGCCTCCTCCATTTGTTCCTTTAATCTTGAGGAAATCTGCCAGACCACAGTTGCTCTTATTCGGGACCCGGAACATGATTTGCTTTCCACTCTCAAGGCACCCGATTTTTCCGGCGGGGGCTATATAGTTTACGAGGAAGAAACTTTCCGGAAGATTTACCAGACTGGGCGGGGCGGCTTTAAGGTTCGCAGCCGTTATGCCTACGATAAATCCAGCAACTGTATCGATATCACCGAGATCCCCCCCACCACCACGGTAGAAGCCATTATGGATAAAGTGGTTTCTCTGGTCAAGCAGAACAAGCTTCGTGAAGTGGTGGATATGCGGGATGAAACCGATCTCAGCGGCCTGAAGCTCACCATTGACCTGCGCCGGGGCAGCGATCCAGATAAGCTGATGCAGAAGCTTTACCGCATGACTCCGCTGGAGGATACTTTCTCCTGCAATTTCAACGTGCTTATTGGCGGTGCCCCCCGGGTGCTGGGTGTCCGGGAGCTGCTGGAGGAATGGACAGCTTTTCGGTTAGAGTGTGTCCGCCGCCGGGTATTCCATGACCTGAAAAAGAAAAAGGAAAAGCTTCATCTGCTCAGAGGCCTTGCCAAGATTCTGCTGGATATTGATAAGGCTGTTCGTGTGGTGCGGGAAACCGTTGAGGAAAAAGAAGTCGTTCCCAACTTGATGATCGAGTTTGGCATCGATGAAATTCAGGCTGAATACGTAGCGGAAATTCGCCTGCGCCACCTGAACCGGGAATATATTCTCCGCCGCACCCAGGAAACCGAGCAGCTTGAACAGGATATCGCTTCGATGGAGGATATTCTGGCTAACCCCAAGAAGATCAAGGGTATCATTGTGGAGGAGCTGAAGCAGGTTGCTAAGAAGTATGGCAAGCCCCGCCGCAGTCTCCTGTATTACCCCACCCCCGAGGATCAGGAAATACCGGAGGAGGAAGTAGCGGATTACCCGGTGAACCTCTTCTTTACCCGGGAAGGATATTTCAAGAAAATTACGCCCCAGTCTCTGCGCATGAGCGGGGAACAGAAGCTTAAAGAAGGGGATAGCCTTTCTCAAGAAATTCTGGCCTCCAATGCCAGCCACTTGCTGTTTTTCACCGACCGTCAGCAGGTGTATAAAGCTTCTGCCAGTGATTTTGCCGATACCAAGGCCAGTGTGCTGGGGGATTACATCCCGGCCCGGTTGGGTATGGATGAGGGCGAAACAGTCATTTATATGGCGGTTACGACTGATTACAGCGGCTATATGCTTTTCTTCTTTGAAAACGGCAAGGCCGCCAAGGTGGAGCTTTCCAGCTACCAGACCAAGACCAAGCGCAAAAAGTTGTTGGCCGCTTATTACGGCGGCTCTCTTTTGGTCAGCCTTTATCAGCTTTTGGAGGAAGGGGAATATCTGCTGCGGGCCAACAATGACCGCACTCTGGTGGTGCATTCGGGAGCCATTTCCCCCAAAACCACCAAGAGCACCCAGGGTATTCAGGCGCTGACCCTGAAAAAGAACACCTTCTTGACTGTTGCAGTGCCCTTTTCAGAGGAGCTGCTGGCCAATTCCCACCGTTTCCGCACCAAGAACCTGCCTTCTATGGGATTTTTCCCTCGGGAAAGCGATAAGGGCGAGCAGCTGACGCTGTAG
- a CDS encoding histidinol-phosphatase HisJ family protein: MRTPKLYDSHTHSYHSPDGHDSVFQLCQSALDRGLSGIAITDHYENDVPSGDEEQRCRESAANIRQAKEIFRKRLDISVGMEMGQGPSDTQRAAAIVDELRPDVVLGSIHHLNGPHDEIYHTNFAGVSAAYVNQFMHDYFRKVYEVVEWGNFDVLSHITMPHRYLVSIFKVHVDLARYEEDIEEILKLCAQKGKAIEINTSGLRTDHKEFMPLARHVKRFHELGGEVVTLGSDAHYMEHVGEGLTPALDVLREAGFKYYGFFKERKPVMIPLLSF, encoded by the coding sequence ATGCGTACACCGAAGCTTTATGACAGTCATACCCATTCCTATCATTCGCCGGATGGCCACGATTCCGTTTTTCAGCTCTGCCAGTCGGCGCTGGACCGTGGTCTTTCCGGCATAGCCATTACCGATCATTATGAAAACGATGTGCCCAGCGGGGATGAAGAACAGCGGTGCCGGGAATCCGCCGCCAACATCCGCCAAGCCAAAGAAATCTTTCGCAAAAGGCTGGATATATCGGTGGGCATGGAAATGGGACAAGGCCCCTCTGATACCCAGCGGGCGGCTGCCATTGTGGATGAGCTCAGACCGGATGTGGTGCTTGGCTCTATCCACCATCTCAATGGGCCTCATGATGAGATTTATCACACCAACTTTGCGGGTGTATCCGCTGCTTATGTCAACCAATTTATGCACGATTATTTTCGCAAGGTTTATGAGGTGGTGGAGTGGGGCAACTTTGATGTGCTATCTCATATAACCATGCCCCACCGGTATCTGGTCTCCATATTCAAGGTGCATGTGGATTTGGCCCGTTATGAGGAAGATATTGAGGAAATTCTCAAGCTGTGTGCCCAAAAGGGAAAAGCCATTGAAATCAACACCTCCGGCCTGCGCACCGACCATAAGGAATTCATGCCCCTTGCCCGGCATGTAAAGCGCTTTCATGAGCTGGGCGGCGAGGTGGTTACCCTTGGCTCTGATGCCCATTACATGGAGCATGTGGGCGAAGGGCTGACACCAGCGCTGGATGTGCTGCGGGAAGCTGGGTTTAAATATTACGGTTTTTTTAAGGAACGTAAGCCCGTGATGATCCCCCTACTTTCTTTTTGA
- a CDS encoding V-type ATPase subunit, giving the protein MGIAYAENAAMAKAKAMYGKRLRMEDYQHLLQMKSVGEVAGYLKKETAYSEVLSGIQENLIHRGQLENLIRRRMWDTLAKFLRYSRSDGLLLRLYTMQNEIEQLLSLMRHLRGTNTMEKYKVRFPGYLAKYFSFDLYAAAQVTSFDELLRVLDHTVYHRLLLPLRPSIGNAIDIPACERELRTHYYSQALEWIEEDYGGEARKSLTNIFHQKINFYNFSLIYRMKKFFGKSPEEISRYLIPCHTNLRKRVTQSLVEAPSATAFLQQLEKLPHIRLEHLDYDPIGEMDYTMRKRVSQKEFRFSTQAPVVLISYMNLLDTEIHNIINVIEGIRYGVSPEEIHSLLDY; this is encoded by the coding sequence ATGGGAATTGCATACGCCGAAAACGCCGCCATGGCCAAAGCCAAAGCTATGTATGGCAAACGTCTGCGCATGGAGGATTACCAGCATCTTCTGCAAATGAAATCGGTGGGTGAGGTAGCCGGTTACCTGAAGAAGGAAACGGCCTATAGCGAAGTGCTCTCCGGCATTCAAGAAAATCTCATTCACAGAGGGCAGCTTGAAAACCTGATTCGCCGCCGCATGTGGGATACGCTGGCCAAGTTTCTGCGCTATTCCCGATCAGATGGCCTTTTGCTGCGGCTTTATACCATGCAGAACGAAATAGAGCAGCTGCTTTCCTTAATGAGACACCTGCGTGGTACCAACACGATGGAAAAATATAAAGTCCGCTTTCCCGGCTATCTGGCCAAATATTTTTCCTTTGATTTGTATGCCGCCGCACAGGTAACCAGCTTTGATGAATTGCTGCGGGTTTTGGATCATACAGTTTATCATCGCTTGCTGCTGCCCCTTCGGCCCAGTATTGGCAACGCAATTGATATTCCCGCCTGTGAGCGGGAGCTGCGCACCCACTATTACAGCCAGGCACTGGAGTGGATTGAAGAAGATTACGGCGGAGAGGCTCGGAAATCTCTGACCAATATTTTTCACCAAAAAATCAACTTCTATAATTTTTCTCTGATTTATAGGATGAAGAAGTTTTTTGGCAAGTCCCCTGAGGAGATCAGCCGCTATTTGATCCCCTGCCACACCAATCTGCGCAAGCGGGTAACCCAATCCTTGGTGGAAGCGCCCAGTGCCACAGCATTTTTGCAGCAGCTGGAAAAGCTCCCACATATCCGACTGGAGCATTTGGATTATGACCCCATCGGTGAGATGGATTACACCATGCGCAAGAGAGTTAGCCAGAAGGAATTTCGTTTTTCCACACAGGCTCCTGTGGTGCTGATCAGCTATATGAACCTGCTGGATACCGAAATTCACAATATTATCAATGTCATTGAGGGAATTCGCTATGGCGTTTCTCCCGAAGAAATTCACTCGCTGCTGGATTATTAG
- a CDS encoding toprim domain-containing protein has protein sequence MTAKKQGQDYGNESISSLKGADRVRRRPAVIFGSDGLEGCEHAVFEILSNAIDEAREGFGNRVDITVFPDHSIQIQDYGRGIPVDYNQNEEKYNWELIFCELYAGGKYTTNDGGSYEYSLGLNGLGLCATQYSSEYMDVEILRDGFQYNLHFEKGELVGEMLKTPTTSKKTGTKIKWRPDLSVFTDINIPIEYFEDILRRQAVVNKGLTFVLEQVTPQGTNRQEFFYADGITDYVKELTGENVLTPVQFWQAERQGRDREDKPEYKVKLSAAMCFSNRLDLLEYYHNSSFLEHGGSPDRAVKVAFVGQIDSYLKTAGKYLKNESKITFQDVQDCLVLVSSSFSTQTSYANQTKKAINNKFIYEAMTEFLRHSLEVYFVENPDDAAKIAEQVLINKRSRENAEKTRLNLKKKLAGSMDLSNRVQKFVDCRSKDISRREIYIVEGDSALGACKLGRDSEFQAIIPVRGKILNCLKAEFNKIFQNDIITDIIKVLGCGVEVKSKANKELASFDLEGLRWNKVVICTDADVDGFQIRTLILTMLYRLTPTLIEKGYVYIAESPLYEISSKNETHFAYTEQEKAEVLENLAGQKVTLQRSKGLGENEPEMMWLTTMNPETRRLIKVSPSEAEKTGEMFEILLGDNLQGRKDFIAEFGQNYLDAADIS, from the coding sequence ATGACAGCAAAAAAACAAGGGCAGGATTACGGCAACGAAAGTATTTCATCCCTCAAGGGAGCCGACCGTGTACGGCGCAGGCCGGCGGTTATTTTCGGCTCCGATGGGCTGGAAGGCTGCGAGCACGCCGTTTTTGAAATTCTTTCCAACGCCATTGATGAGGCACGGGAGGGCTTTGGAAACCGGGTGGATATCACCGTATTCCCCGATCATTCCATACAGATACAGGATTATGGCCGGGGCATTCCGGTGGATTACAACCAGAATGAAGAGAAATACAATTGGGAGCTGATTTTCTGCGAGCTTTATGCAGGCGGAAAATACACCACCAACGATGGCGGCAGCTACGAATATTCCCTTGGCCTCAACGGCCTTGGCCTGTGTGCCACCCAGTATTCCTCCGAATACATGGATGTGGAAATTCTGCGGGATGGCTTTCAGTATAACCTTCACTTTGAGAAGGGCGAGCTTGTGGGAGAAATGCTTAAAACACCCACAACCTCCAAAAAAACCGGCACCAAGATCAAATGGCGGCCGGATCTTTCGGTTTTCACCGACATTAACATCCCCATAGAATATTTTGAGGATATTCTGCGCCGTCAGGCGGTGGTCAACAAGGGCTTGACCTTTGTGTTGGAGCAGGTTACTCCCCAAGGCACCAACCGGCAGGAGTTCTTTTATGCGGATGGTATCACCGATTATGTCAAGGAACTGACCGGAGAAAATGTGCTGACCCCGGTGCAGTTTTGGCAGGCGGAGCGGCAGGGCCGTGACCGGGAGGATAAGCCGGAATACAAGGTGAAGCTCTCAGCCGCCATGTGCTTTTCCAACCGCTTGGATCTGCTGGAATATTACCACAACTCCAGCTTTCTGGAGCATGGAGGCTCCCCGGATCGGGCGGTGAAAGTTGCTTTTGTGGGCCAGATTGATTCCTACCTGAAAACGGCGGGAAAATACCTGAAAAATGAAAGCAAGATTACCTTTCAGGATGTGCAGGATTGCCTTGTGCTGGTTTCCTCCTCCTTTTCCACCCAGACCTCCTATGCCAACCAGACCAAAAAGGCTATCAACAACAAGTTTATTTATGAGGCCATGACCGAATTCCTCCGCCATTCTCTGGAGGTTTATTTTGTTGAGAACCCCGATGATGCCGCCAAGATCGCCGAGCAGGTACTGATCAACAAGCGCAGCCGGGAAAATGCCGAAAAAACCCGCCTGAATCTGAAAAAGAAATTGGCCGGGTCTATGGATCTTTCCAACCGGGTGCAGAAATTTGTGGATTGCCGCTCTAAGGATATTTCCCGCCGGGAGATTTACATCGTGGAGGGTGATTCGGCGCTGGGCGCCTGCAAGCTGGGGCGGGACAGTGAATTTCAGGCCATTATTCCGGTGCGGGGCAAGATTCTCAACTGTCTCAAGGCAGAGTTTAACAAGATTTTTCAGAACGATATCATCACCGATATCATTAAGGTTCTGGGCTGTGGCGTGGAGGTTAAATCCAAGGCCAACAAGGAACTGGCCAGCTTTGACCTGGAGGGCTTGCGCTGGAACAAGGTGGTTATCTGCACCGATGCGGATGTGGACGGCTTTCAGATACGCACCCTGATCCTCACCATGCTTTACCGGCTGACCCCTACTTTGATTGAGAAGGGGTATGTATACATCGCAGAATCCCCCCTTTATGAGATTAGCTCCAAAAACGAGACCCATTTTGCCTATACGGAGCAGGAAAAGGCGGAGGTTCTGGAAAACCTTGCCGGCCAGAAGGTAACGCTGCAGCGTTCCAAAGGTCTTGGTGAAAACGAGCCGGAAATGATGTGGCTGACCACCATGAACCCTGAAACACGCCGCCTGATTAAGGTGTCTCCCAGCGAGGCTGAAAAAACCGGGGAGATGTTTGAAATTCTCTTGGGGGATAATTTGCAGGGGCGCAAGGATTTTATCGCCGAGTTCGGCCAGAATTATCTGGATGCAGCCGATATTTCTTAA
- the nadE gene encoding NAD(+) synthase, whose amino-acid sequence MQSLLRIAVAVNKVNSGNPADCLDEIKGLLAPLEETPCDLMIFPRLALCPASCGSLLGNPALLDDCDRALRELCAATVGLETTVLIGLPLAGHNGPISVTAVLHRGKVLGFVSDSEDQPLHYPETELLSSSTVFRCGPLRLCLLDCLPQELPMVAPAAVSAGCDLLVLPAYSPVWAGYTEQVCSMAQAVSQSLGCAVALVNGGIGDTSSPYLYNGFSSVYECGVPLHFAKAGYQSVVHFCDLDGDIIRSQRLPGKTVRPFAVLAGCKEKQGLLRSVSQNPFLPETGAEAYLEELFDFQVRSLVARIENTGLQKLIVGVSGGLDSTAALLVGVKALEVLELPPKNLIGITMPGFGTSGRTHFNALSLLNTLGATQMEISIQAAVQQHFEDIGHSGQKDTTYENAQARERTQILLDIANSKGGLVIGTGDLSEEALGFCTFAGDHIANYNVNVCITKTVLRSLVTHLATKLSPETAGILEDILDTPISPELLPLSEQGEVAQKSEDILGPYRLHDFFLYHFVRYQFRPSKLFAYACHAFASELAPAFIKEKLRIFFKRFCAGQFKRACAPDAASITEINLCGVNYYIPSDLDPSSLLRELEAL is encoded by the coding sequence ATGCAATCCCTGCTGCGCATAGCTGTTGCTGTCAACAAGGTCAACAGCGGGAACCCCGCCGACTGTCTGGATGAGATAAAAGGGCTGTTGGCTCCCCTGGAAGAAACGCCCTGCGACCTGATGATTTTTCCTCGGCTGGCCTTGTGCCCAGCAAGCTGCGGAAGTCTGCTGGGCAACCCTGCTTTGCTGGATGACTGCGACCGGGCTCTTCGGGAACTGTGTGCCGCCACTGTCGGGCTAGAAACCACTGTGCTGATTGGCCTGCCACTGGCTGGTCACAATGGGCCTATTTCGGTAACCGCTGTGCTACACCGTGGTAAGGTTTTGGGCTTTGTTTCCGATTCGGAAGACCAGCCCCTGCATTACCCCGAAACCGAGCTGCTGTCCAGCTCCACGGTTTTCCGCTGCGGGCCGCTTCGCCTGTGTCTGCTGGACTGCCTGCCGCAGGAGCTTCCTATGGTGGCACCCGCTGCGGTCTCGGCAGGCTGTGACCTGCTGGTTCTCCCCGCTTACAGCCCGGTCTGGGCCGGGTATACCGAGCAGGTCTGTTCCATGGCACAGGCTGTTTCCCAATCTCTTGGCTGTGCCGTGGCGCTGGTTAACGGTGGGATAGGCGATACCTCCTCCCCCTACCTTTACAACGGTTTTTCTTCTGTATATGAATGCGGCGTGCCCTTGCACTTTGCCAAAGCCGGTTACCAGAGCGTGGTTCACTTCTGCGATCTGGATGGGGATATTATCCGTTCCCAGCGGTTACCGGGCAAAACCGTACGTCCCTTTGCGGTGCTGGCTGGCTGCAAAGAAAAGCAGGGTCTTCTGCGCTCCGTTTCGCAAAATCCTTTTTTGCCTGAGACAGGAGCCGAAGCTTATTTAGAGGAACTGTTTGATTTTCAAGTTCGCTCGCTGGTAGCCCGCATTGAAAACACCGGGCTGCAAAAGCTGATTGTGGGGGTTTCCGGCGGGCTGGATTCCACCGCCGCCTTGCTGGTAGGGGTTAAGGCTTTAGAGGTTTTGGAGCTTCCCCCCAAGAATTTGATTGGAATCACCATGCCCGGCTTTGGAACCAGCGGACGCACCCATTTCAATGCTCTGAGCCTTTTAAATACGCTGGGCGCCACCCAGATGGAAATTTCCATTCAGGCGGCGGTGCAGCAGCATTTTGAGGATATCGGCCACAGCGGCCAAAAGGATACCACCTATGAAAATGCGCAGGCCCGAGAACGCACCCAGATTCTGCTGGATATTGCCAATTCCAAGGGTGGCCTTGTCATCGGGACTGGTGATCTTTCGGAGGAAGCGCTGGGCTTTTGCACCTTTGCGGGTGACCACATTGCCAACTACAATGTAAATGTGTGCATCACCAAAACCGTTCTGCGCAGCCTTGTGACCCATCTGGCCACTAAGCTTTCGCCGGAAACCGCAGGCATTCTGGAGGATATTCTGGATACACCCATCAGCCCCGAGCTGCTGCCTTTAAGCGAGCAAGGGGAGGTTGCCCAAAAATCGGAGGATATTTTAGGGCCTTACCGGCTCCATGATTTTTTCCTTTACCATTTTGTCCGGTACCAGTTTCGCCCTTCCAAGCTTTTTGCTTATGCCTGCCACGCTTTTGCCAGCGAGCTGGCGCCTGCCTTTATCAAGGAAAAGCTGCGTATTTTCTTCAAGCGTTTCTGCGCCGGGCAGTTCAAGCGTGCCTGCGCCCCCGATGCCGCCAGCATCACCGAAATCAATCTCTGCGGCGTGAACTATTACATCCCCTCGGATTTAGACCCTTCCTCCCTTCTCCGGGAGCTGGAGGCTCTTTGA